Proteins encoded by one window of Nomascus leucogenys isolate Asia chromosome 19, Asia_NLE_v1, whole genome shotgun sequence:
- the ENO3 gene encoding beta-enolase, with product MAMQKIFAREILDSRGNPTVEVDLHTAKGRFRAAVPSGASTGIYEALELRDGDKGRYLGKGVLKAVEHINQTLGPALLQKKLSVVDQEKVDKFMIELDGTENKSKFGANAILGVSLAVCKAGAAEKGVPLYRHIADLAGNPDLILPVPAFNVINGGSHAGNKLAMQEFMILPVGASSFKEAMRIGAEVYHHLKGVIKAKYGKDATNVGDEGGFAPNILENNEALELLKTAIQAAGYPDKVVIGMDVAASEFYRNGKYDLDFKSPDDPARHITGEKLGELYKSFIKNYPVVSIEDPFDQDDWATWTSFLSGVNIQIVGDDLTVTNPKRIAQAVEKKACNCLLLKVNQIGSVTESIQACKLAQSNGWGVMVSHRSGETEDTFIADLVVGLCTGQIKTGAPCRSERLAKYNQLMRIEEALGDKAIFAGRKFRNPKAK from the exons ATGGCCATGCAGAAAATCTTTGCCCGGGAAATCTTGGACTCCAGGGGCAACCCCACAGTGGAGGTGGACCTGCACACAGCCAAGG GCCGATTCCGAGCAGCTGTGCCCAGTGGGGCTTCCACGGGTATCTATGAAGCTCTGGAACTAAGAGATGGGGACAAAGGCCGCTACCTGGGGAAAG GAGTCCTGAAGGCTGTGGAGCACATCAACCAGACTCTGGGCCCTGCTCTGCTGCAAAAG AAACTAAGTGTTGTGGATCAAGAAAAGGTTGACAAATTTATGATTGAGCTGGATGGGACCGAGAATAAGT CCAAGTTTGGGGCCAATGCCATCCTGGGCGTGTCCTTGGCCGTGTGTAAGGCGGGAGCAGCTGAGAAGGGGGTCCCCCTGTACCGCCACATCGCAGATCTCGCTGGGAACCCTGACCTCATACTCCCAGTGCCA GCCTTCAATGTGATCAACGGGGGCTCCCATGCTGGAAACAAGCTGGCCATGCAGGAGTTCATGATTCTGCCTGTGGGCGCCAGCTCCTTCAAGGAAGCCATGCGCATTGGTGCTGAGGTCTACCACCACCTCAAGGGGGTCATCAAAGCCAAGTATGGGAAGGATGCCACCAATGTGGGTGATGAAGGTGGCTTCGCACCCAACATCCTGGAGAACAATGAGG ccctggagCTGCTGAAGACGGCCATCCAGGCGGCTGGTTACCCAGACAAGGTGGTGATCGGCATGGATGTGGCAGCATCTGAGTTCTATCGCAATGGGAAATACGATCTTGACTTCAAGTCGCCCGATGATCCCGCACGGCACATCACTGGGGAGAAGCTCGGAGAGCTGTATAAGAGCTTTATCAAGAACTATCCTG TGGTCTCCATCGAGGACCCCTTTGACCAAGATGACTGGGCCACTTGGACCTCCTTCCTCTCGGGGGTGAACATCCAGATTGTGGGGGATGACTTGACAGTCACCAACCCCAAGAGGATTGCCCAGGCCGTTGAGAAGAAGGCCTGCAACTGTCTGTTGCTGAAGGTCAACCAGATCGGCTCGGTGACCGAATCGATCCAGGC GTGCAAACTGGCTCAGTCTAATGGCTGGGGGGTGATGGTGAGCCACCGCTCTGGGGAGACTGAGGACACATTCATTGCTGACCTTGTGGTGGGGCTCTGCACAGGACAG ATCAAGACTGGCGCCCCCTGCCGCTCGGAGCGTCTGGCCAAATACAACCAACTCATGAG GATCGAGGAAGCTCTTGGGGACAAGGCAATCTTTGCTGGACGCAAGTTCCGTAACCCGAAGGCCAAGTGA